The proteins below are encoded in one region of Amycolatopsis magusensis:
- a CDS encoding sensor histidine kinase has product MIEPRSGTVGVRFTILYAFGFLLAGIGLLVLNFLLSGGSMNSVIPADAPPAQGSLAAAQQHIQLLADQLNDVHAQQARQLLAGSLIALLVMAVASVPLGRLLAKRVLRPLRLITGATRRISADNLDQRLAVTGPADEVKDLADTIDELLERLEASFAAQHRFVANASHELRTPLATMRASLDVAVAKPDPAASTVALADRLRTELDRVDHLLDGFLVLARGQHGALADATPVGLGDLVDAALHERSADAQEKDLTVTVNVPPSTVTHGSPALLARLVDNLVDNAVTHNENGGWIQITGTAAAQETVLVVETGGRRFDQQEVDRLARPFERLGGERTGSSGLGLSIVAAIATAHGGGLTLHARPEGGLRVSCTLPAAKPEVA; this is encoded by the coding sequence GTGATCGAGCCGCGCAGCGGGACCGTGGGAGTACGGTTCACCATTCTGTACGCCTTCGGGTTCCTCCTGGCCGGGATCGGCCTGCTCGTGCTGAACTTCCTGCTTTCCGGCGGCAGCATGAACAGCGTCATCCCGGCCGATGCTCCACCCGCTCAGGGCAGCCTCGCCGCGGCACAGCAGCACATCCAGCTGCTGGCGGACCAGCTGAACGACGTGCACGCCCAGCAGGCCCGCCAACTGCTGGCCGGCTCGCTGATCGCGCTGCTCGTGATGGCCGTCGCCTCGGTGCCGCTCGGCCGGTTGCTGGCCAAGCGCGTCCTGCGGCCGCTGCGGCTGATCACCGGCGCCACGCGGCGCATCTCCGCCGACAACCTGGACCAGCGGCTCGCCGTCACCGGCCCGGCCGACGAGGTGAAGGACCTCGCCGACACCATCGACGAGCTGCTCGAACGGCTCGAGGCGTCGTTCGCCGCGCAGCACCGCTTCGTCGCCAACGCCTCCCACGAGCTGCGCACGCCGCTGGCGACGATGCGGGCTTCGCTGGACGTCGCGGTCGCCAAGCCGGACCCGGCCGCCTCGACGGTCGCGCTCGCGGACCGCCTGCGCACGGAACTGGACCGGGTCGATCACCTGCTCGACGGGTTCCTCGTGCTCGCCAGGGGGCAGCACGGCGCGCTGGCCGACGCCACCCCGGTCGGCCTCGGCGACCTCGTCGACGCCGCGCTGCACGAACGATCCGCCGACGCACAGGAGAAGGACCTGACCGTGACGGTGAACGTGCCACCGTCGACGGTGACCCACGGCAGCCCGGCCCTCCTGGCGCGGCTGGTGGACAACCTCGTCGACAACGCCGTGACACACAACGAAAACGGCGGATGGATCCAGATCACCGGAACCGCGGCCGCACAGGAGACCGTGCTGGTCGTCGAAACCGGTGGCCGGAGGTTCGACCAGCAAGAGGTCGACCGGCTCGCGCGCCCCTTCGAACGACTCGGCGGCGAACGCACCGGCTCCTCCGGCCTCGGTCTGTCCATTGTGGCCGCCATCGCCACCGCCCACGGCGGCGGGCTCACCCTCCACGCCCGCCCCGAAGGCGGCCTGCGCGTGTCATGCACACTTCCGGCCGCCAAGCCGGAAGTGGCATGA
- a CDS encoding YybH family protein, with product MATEPNDLGRFFLERGNAGDVDGLVALYEPDAVLAFPPGNLATGHAEIRKVYEQFLTAEPVLLPGRQHPALVSGDLALTASTLTTGEITVEVARRQPDGSWLWAVDQPVLVP from the coding sequence GTGGCCACCGAGCCGAACGACCTGGGCAGGTTCTTCCTCGAGCGGGGCAACGCGGGCGATGTCGACGGACTGGTGGCGTTGTACGAACCGGACGCCGTGCTGGCGTTCCCGCCGGGCAACCTGGCGACCGGGCACGCGGAGATCCGCAAGGTGTACGAGCAGTTCCTCACGGCCGAGCCGGTGCTCCTGCCGGGCAGGCAGCACCCGGCGCTGGTGAGCGGCGACCTCGCCCTCACCGCGTCCACGCTGACCACCGGCGAGATCACCGTCGAAGTCGCGCGCCGCCAGCCGGACGGATCCTGGCTGTGGGCCGTCGACCAGCCGGTCCTCGTGCCGTAG
- a CDS encoding lytic polysaccharide monooxygenase auxiliary activity family 9 protein encodes MRMRTSSGSAARRRSILAVITGMLACLFIWVPTASAHGTIVGPATRAYQCWQAWGSQHTNPAMQQQDPMCWQAFQANADTMWNWMSALRDGLGGNYQGATPDGQLCSNALSRNDSLNNPGAWKTTSVGSNFTMHLYDQASHGADHFRVYVSKQGFNPATQRLGWGNLDFITQTGKFAPAKDIKFNIQTSGYTGHHVVFTIWQASHLDQAYMWCSDVNFG; translated from the coding sequence ATGCGTATGCGCACAAGTTCCGGGTCCGCCGCCAGACGCCGCAGCATCCTCGCAGTGATCACCGGCATGCTGGCCTGCCTGTTCATCTGGGTCCCGACGGCCTCGGCGCACGGCACCATCGTCGGTCCCGCCACCCGCGCCTACCAGTGCTGGCAGGCCTGGGGCAGTCAGCACACGAACCCGGCCATGCAGCAGCAGGACCCCATGTGCTGGCAGGCTTTCCAGGCCAACGCCGACACCATGTGGAACTGGATGAGCGCGCTGCGGGACGGGCTCGGCGGTAACTACCAGGGCGCGACCCCGGACGGTCAGCTTTGCAGCAACGCCCTCTCGCGCAACGATTCCCTGAACAACCCCGGGGCGTGGAAGACCACCAGCGTCGGCAGCAACTTCACCATGCACCTGTACGACCAGGCCAGCCACGGCGCTGACCACTTCCGGGTCTACGTCAGCAAGCAGGGGTTCAACCCCGCCACCCAGCGACTCGGCTGGGGCAACCTCGACTTCATCACGCAGACCGGGAAGTTCGCCCCGGCCAAGGACATCAAGTTCAACATCCAGACCAGCGGCTACACGGGACACCACGTGGTGTTCACCATCTGGCAGGCGTCACACCTGGACCAGGCCTACATGTGGTGCAGTGACGTGAACTTCGGCTAG
- a CDS encoding helix-turn-helix domain containing protein yields the protein MYELGDRFGIERRTVSNILHRHGVPMRRRGLSPDQVDDAIHLYNLGWFLARVGKHLSVDHTTVLTKLRERGIPTRDTHGRPRV from the coding sequence GTGTACGAGCTCGGTGACCGGTTCGGCATCGAACGGCGAACGGTCAGCAACATCCTCCACCGGCACGGCGTGCCGATGCGCCGCCGCGGCCTCTCGCCCGACCAGGTCGACGACGCCATCCACCTCTACAACCTCGGCTGGTTCCTGGCACGGGTAGGCAAACACCTGAGCGTCGACCACACCACCGTGCTGACCAAACTCCGCGAACGCGGCATCCCCACCCGCGACACCCACGGCCGACCACGAGTCTGA
- a CDS encoding TetR/AcrR family transcriptional regulator C-terminal domain-containing protein — protein MTQDNERVELLWRGEDARQGLSPDRVVAAAVAVADAEGLAGLSMRKVAERLGFTTMSLYRHVPSREHLVDLMRDAVLDAPAPDDPGAPWRERLETAVRHGWELRKLHPWLAEERSTRHLPGPNALAYYEHLLSILASTPLPPAQVVAVAGLLGRFLDAETLALAETARAERDSGVSDEEFWGARDGLWSRMSRYPTLTALWETGGFEEPDPFEFGLALLLDGVELRIAQREGTRDETCAVCGEPIEQPASGRPRAYCSRSCQQRAYRSRKR, from the coding sequence GTGACGCAGGACAACGAGCGGGTCGAACTGCTGTGGCGCGGCGAGGACGCGCGGCAGGGGTTGAGCCCGGACCGGGTGGTGGCCGCCGCGGTGGCGGTCGCCGACGCCGAGGGCCTGGCGGGCTTGTCCATGCGCAAGGTCGCCGAGCGCCTGGGCTTCACCACGATGTCGCTGTACCGGCACGTGCCCAGCCGGGAGCACCTGGTCGATCTCATGCGCGACGCCGTCCTGGACGCGCCCGCGCCCGACGACCCCGGCGCCCCGTGGCGCGAGCGACTGGAGACGGCCGTCCGGCACGGCTGGGAGCTGCGCAAACTTCACCCGTGGCTGGCCGAGGAGCGCAGCACGCGGCACCTCCCGGGGCCGAACGCGCTGGCGTACTACGAGCACCTGCTGAGCATCCTGGCGAGCACCCCTCTGCCGCCGGCGCAGGTCGTGGCGGTGGCGGGCCTGCTCGGCCGCTTCCTCGACGCCGAAACCCTGGCGCTGGCCGAGACGGCGCGCGCCGAGCGGGACAGCGGGGTGAGCGACGAGGAGTTCTGGGGCGCGCGCGACGGGCTCTGGTCGCGGATGAGCCGCTACCCGACCCTCACCGCGCTGTGGGAGACGGGCGGTTTCGAGGAGCCGGACCCGTTCGAGTTCGGTCTGGCGCTCCTGCTCGACGGCGTCGAGTTGCGCATCGCACAGCGTGAGGGAACCCGTGATGAAACCTGCGCGGTGTGCGGCGAGCCGATCGAGCAACCCGCTTCGGGCCGTCCGCGTGCCTACTGCTCGCGAAGTTGCCAGCAACGCGCCTACCGCAGCCGGAAGCGCTGA
- the drmC gene encoding DISARM system phospholipase D-like protein DrmC, producing the protein MLGSSDAPIDPAAAWELGQRLTGTEAGLLADRLADGDTLTSALRAVAPGNRATVRALLAVGSPASRIAVLRAVEGARSAPTSATPLWTMPGHLARSGPLTASVPHLVDSARQSITCSTFNFQRSSGLWQALRQAAGRPELTVRVYLDAAAAGRGAPTTSEVATHLWPAVVLRTKVFDGGSVRNHAKFLAIDHRFLLVTSANYSWSAEHGNVEFGVLIDDRPLTEAVERELLEAEDLLYQQVLVT; encoded by the coding sequence GTGTTGGGTTCTTCGGACGCGCCGATTGACCCTGCGGCGGCCTGGGAACTGGGTCAGCGACTCACCGGAACCGAGGCGGGGTTGCTGGCGGACCGGCTCGCCGACGGCGACACCCTCACCAGCGCGCTGAGGGCTGTCGCCCCAGGGAACCGCGCAACGGTCCGGGCACTGCTGGCCGTCGGCTCTCCGGCGTCCCGTATCGCCGTCCTGCGGGCCGTCGAAGGCGCACGGTCCGCCCCGACCTCGGCGACGCCCTTGTGGACGATGCCGGGGCATCTTGCGCGTAGTGGGCCGCTCACCGCCTCCGTGCCGCACCTTGTCGACAGCGCACGGCAGTCCATCACCTGCTCCACTTTCAACTTTCAACGCTCCTCAGGACTGTGGCAAGCCCTGCGGCAGGCCGCCGGACGGCCGGAGTTGACCGTGCGGGTGTACCTCGACGCGGCAGCTGCGGGGCGGGGCGCGCCGACCACATCTGAGGTCGCCACGCACCTGTGGCCAGCCGTCGTCCTGCGTACGAAGGTCTTCGACGGTGGGAGCGTGCGCAACCACGCGAAGTTCCTCGCGATCGACCATAGGTTCCTGCTGGTGACCAGTGCGAACTACTCGTGGAGCGCCGAACACGGCAACGTCGAGTTCGGCGTGCTCATCGACGACCGCCCCCTCACCGAGGCCGTCGAACGCGAACTGCTCGAGGCCGAAGACCTGCTTTACCAACAAGTGCTTGTCACATAA
- a CDS encoding DUF488 domain-containing protein produces MTPIATIGVYGFTAETFLSKLTDEGVELLLDLRQRRGVRGPDYSWANSVRLQHALAAADIAYRHVKALAPTTELRHLQYREDDRQGVGKRNRVALAPEYTERYTREILDPFDLGTLVSPHPTALLCVERDAEACHRSLVAVRLHATHGLPVTNLRPDR; encoded by the coding sequence ATGACCCCCATCGCGACGATCGGCGTCTACGGCTTCACCGCCGAGACCTTCCTGTCGAAACTCACCGACGAAGGCGTCGAACTGCTCCTCGACCTACGCCAGCGCCGCGGTGTCCGCGGCCCCGACTACTCCTGGGCGAACTCGGTACGACTCCAACACGCCCTCGCCGCCGCAGACATCGCCTACCGGCATGTGAAAGCGCTGGCCCCGACCACCGAACTGCGCCACCTCCAATACCGCGAGGACGACCGCCAAGGCGTGGGCAAGCGCAACCGCGTCGCACTGGCGCCCGAGTACACCGAGCGCTACACCCGCGAAATCCTCGACCCCTTCGACCTCGGCACGCTCGTGAGTCCCCATCCCACCGCCCTACTCTGCGTCGAACGCGACGCGGAAGCCTGTCACCGTTCCCTGGTGGCCGTCCGCCTGCACGCCACCCACGGCCTTCCAGTCACCAACCTCCGCCCGGACCGCTGA
- a CDS encoding alpha/beta fold hydrolase: MEIDRKRIAYLESPGDRDERAVVFVHGNSSSAKTWAPLLAGDFGRRFRCLALDLPGHGQSEPAGNQDDYSLPGYAAVLAGFAQELGASDAVVVGWSLGGQIALEAVPALPDAGGFVLFGAPPIATVEQMPEAFLPNPAMGALFREEVSESEAKLVAESFVAPGSPLDSDEFVPDILATDGSARTGLGSSVGAGRFADELAIVSALEQPLAIVQGAEEQLVNLDYLRKLTIPTLWRGEVQVLPGVGHAPHREAPREFATLLTRFIDDLRT, encoded by the coding sequence GTGGAAATCGACAGGAAGCGGATCGCTTACCTGGAAAGCCCCGGCGACCGGGACGAGCGCGCGGTGGTATTCGTGCACGGCAACTCGTCTTCGGCGAAAACCTGGGCGCCGCTGCTGGCGGGCGATTTCGGCCGCCGGTTCCGTTGCCTGGCACTGGACCTGCCTGGCCATGGCCAGTCCGAGCCCGCCGGGAACCAGGACGACTACTCGCTGCCGGGCTATGCGGCCGTACTCGCCGGTTTCGCGCAGGAACTCGGGGCTTCCGACGCGGTCGTCGTCGGCTGGAGCCTGGGCGGGCAGATCGCGCTGGAAGCCGTGCCCGCACTGCCGGACGCGGGCGGTTTCGTCCTCTTCGGCGCACCACCGATCGCGACCGTCGAGCAAATGCCGGAGGCATTCCTGCCGAACCCGGCGATGGGTGCCCTTTTCCGCGAGGAAGTCAGCGAATCCGAGGCGAAACTGGTCGCCGAAAGTTTCGTCGCGCCCGGCTCTCCACTCGACAGCGATGAGTTCGTTCCGGACATTCTGGCCACCGACGGCTCAGCCCGCACCGGCCTCGGCAGCAGCGTCGGCGCCGGCCGATTCGCGGACGAACTCGCCATCGTTTCCGCGCTGGAACAGCCACTGGCCATCGTGCAGGGCGCCGAAGAGCAGTTGGTCAACCTCGACTACCTGCGGAAGCTGACCATCCCCACGCTGTGGCGCGGCGAAGTCCAGGTGCTGCCAGGCGTCGGCCACGCACCACATCGGGAAGCACCGCGGGAGTTCGCCACCCTGCTCACGCGGTTCATCGACGACCTCCGGACGTGA
- a CDS encoding ATP-binding protein, which yields MNEDSFVEVIAREVEADPSNLALREDFVTLLLEQDPDRAAMELEAFEAFGGAPERIRMLRARLMAARMRASNVPPPAEPAAGTARPNPVPAPADEDRQDHSAAGSASLWDAERPAVTLADVAGLAEVKQHLDTAFLAPLRNPELAAAFGQKPGGSLLMYGPPGCGKTFIARAIAGDLGASFLHVTLADLLSKWIGESEKAIRSVFRHARAAAPCVIFFDEFDALGGRRTSGGGGSQSMRMLVTQLLEELDGVDSANDGVYFLAATNRPWDIDSALRRPGRIDKTVLVLPPDAVARAAIVKGALEGKPAADVDVMAVSTATEGFSGADLSHLTTTVLQQAMVESMSRGELVPVTTDAVLAAVGGITPSTTSWFNQVAPVLEFGVDDGTFDQLRAYRAQRGMR from the coding sequence GTGAACGAGGACAGTTTCGTCGAGGTGATCGCGCGCGAGGTGGAGGCCGATCCCAGCAACCTGGCGCTGCGCGAGGACTTCGTCACGCTGCTGCTGGAGCAGGACCCGGATCGCGCCGCCATGGAGCTGGAGGCGTTCGAGGCCTTCGGCGGTGCTCCGGAGCGGATCCGCATGCTGCGCGCCCGGCTGATGGCGGCGCGGATGCGGGCCTCGAACGTGCCGCCACCCGCCGAGCCCGCGGCCGGGACGGCTCGGCCGAACCCGGTTCCGGCTCCGGCCGACGAGGACCGCCAGGACCACAGCGCCGCCGGGTCGGCGTCGTTGTGGGACGCCGAGCGCCCGGCGGTGACGCTGGCCGACGTCGCGGGGCTCGCCGAGGTCAAGCAGCACCTGGACACCGCGTTCCTCGCGCCGCTGCGCAACCCCGAGCTGGCGGCGGCGTTCGGGCAGAAGCCGGGCGGGTCGCTGCTGATGTACGGCCCACCCGGGTGCGGCAAGACGTTCATCGCCAGGGCGATCGCCGGTGACCTCGGCGCCTCCTTCCTGCACGTGACCCTCGCGGACCTGCTCAGCAAGTGGATCGGGGAGAGCGAGAAGGCGATCCGGAGCGTGTTCCGCCACGCCCGCGCGGCCGCGCCGTGCGTGATCTTCTTCGACGAGTTCGACGCGCTCGGCGGACGGCGCACCTCCGGTGGGGGCGGGTCGCAGTCGATGCGGATGCTCGTCACCCAGCTGCTGGAGGAGCTCGACGGCGTGGACAGCGCGAACGACGGGGTCTACTTCCTGGCCGCGACGAACCGGCCGTGGGACATCGACTCCGCGTTGCGCCGCCCTGGCCGGATCGACAAGACGGTGCTGGTGCTGCCGCCGGACGCGGTCGCCCGTGCGGCGATCGTGAAGGGCGCGCTGGAGGGCAAACCGGCCGCCGACGTCGATGTCATGGCCGTCTCGACGGCGACCGAGGGCTTCTCCGGCGCCGACCTCAGCCACCTGACGACCACCGTGCTGCAGCAGGCGATGGTCGAGTCGATGAGCCGGGGTGAGCTGGTGCCGGTCACCACCGACGCGGTACTGGCCGCGGTCGGCGGCATCACCCCGTCCACGACGTCCTGGTTCAACCAGGTGGCGCCGGTGCTGGAGTTCGGCGTCGACGACGGCACCTTCGACCAGCTCCGGGCGTACCGAGCCCAGCGAGGAATGCGATGA
- a CDS encoding tetratricopeptide repeat protein, translating to MNDSGRTAFDDSAAVERSLDLAWELFGAQPTHSKVAELAMQVLAVQPERSSVSLLLGNHREVCGDAAEARRLYLQVAGRRDNQFINAARALRHLAFAEREHAEALRWAHTVLAEEQEDWDDWMELGSAQALCGEHEDGWRQIDEAVALCSRTAADDLPQALGKRAVYLLGSFAPPDRFVPAAEEAMRADAANSWVALLLGWSYLVQYRFDDAEELGLRLLREYPTEEQMQYLVTTTRTIKQVVEKAHDQDIGLEDIRRTGVIELAWRQLRDQLLGIDLASALAALDEVLPAELRATLRPGVSIADEPDADKVGSMAAEDLVAWHDGQQPGSGAAWGLAEPFRLLSAAEILAMSAEIEADPEAHPDWPENEIWEQVMTDDAGAYLVLVAFGALVKRRPGHPDEPVAASMADWLWDRVADFGGQDPRPAPRKTEESPARR from the coding sequence ATGAACGACTCCGGCCGCACGGCCTTCGACGACAGCGCCGCCGTGGAGCGGAGCCTGGACCTGGCCTGGGAGCTCTTCGGCGCGCAGCCGACGCACTCCAAGGTCGCCGAGCTGGCGATGCAGGTGCTCGCGGTCCAGCCGGAGCGCAGCAGTGTGTCGCTGCTGCTCGGCAACCACCGCGAGGTCTGTGGCGACGCTGCCGAGGCGCGGCGCCTCTACCTCCAGGTGGCCGGTCGCCGCGACAACCAGTTCATCAACGCGGCTCGCGCCCTGCGGCACCTGGCGTTCGCCGAACGCGAGCACGCCGAGGCGCTGCGGTGGGCGCACACCGTGCTGGCCGAGGAACAGGAGGACTGGGACGACTGGATGGAACTGGGGTCCGCCCAGGCACTCTGCGGGGAGCACGAGGACGGGTGGCGCCAGATCGACGAGGCGGTGGCTCTCTGCTCCCGGACGGCGGCGGACGATCTGCCCCAGGCGCTCGGGAAACGCGCCGTGTACCTGCTGGGCAGCTTCGCCCCGCCCGACCGGTTCGTCCCCGCGGCCGAGGAGGCCATGCGGGCCGACGCGGCGAACTCCTGGGTCGCCCTGCTGCTCGGCTGGTCCTATCTGGTGCAGTACCGGTTCGACGACGCCGAAGAACTCGGTCTGCGACTGCTGCGCGAGTACCCGACCGAAGAGCAGATGCAGTACCTGGTGACGACGACCCGGACGATCAAGCAGGTCGTCGAGAAGGCGCACGACCAGGACATCGGCCTGGAGGACATCCGCCGCACCGGGGTGATCGAACTGGCGTGGCGGCAACTCCGGGACCAGTTGCTCGGCATCGACCTGGCTTCCGCGCTGGCGGCGTTGGACGAGGTGCTGCCCGCCGAACTGCGAGCCACCCTGCGTCCGGGAGTCTCGATCGCCGATGAGCCCGACGCCGACAAGGTCGGCTCCATGGCAGCGGAGGATCTGGTGGCCTGGCACGACGGCCAGCAGCCCGGCTCCGGCGCCGCGTGGGGGCTGGCCGAGCCGTTCCGCCTGCTGTCCGCCGCCGAGATCCTCGCCATGAGCGCCGAGATCGAGGCCGACCCGGAAGCGCACCCGGACTGGCCGGAGAACGAGATCTGGGAACAGGTGATGACCGACGACGCCGGGGCGTACCTGGTCCTCGTCGCGTTCGGGGCACTGGTCAAGCGCCGGCCGGGACACCCCGACGAGCCCGTCGCCGCGTCGATGGCCGACTGGCTCTGGGACCGGGTGGCCGACTTCGGCGGTCAGGACCCGCGACCGGCACCCCGCAAGACCGAGGAGTCCCCGGCACGTCGCTGA
- a CDS encoding helix-turn-helix transcriptional regulator — protein sequence MRADRLVSLVLLLRQHGRLSAASLARELEVSTRTVLRDIEALSAAGVPVYAERGRHGGFALLPGFQTELTGLSHDEALALLVAGSRRGAQAFGLGSALASAMRKVVDALPESYRTTAAGAARRLLIDPETDLLARRSVAEEVPDTVVAEVRRAVFAGHKLRIHYAAADQAPKWRTVDPIGLVTVRGQGYLLAKRSGEDRTYRLSRILAAEALAEPAQRPDRVDLGRAWQERSTRFRTGGDQVAVLLRVHPARRGELVGTALAVLSEEAEDTGGWLRLEVTFQDARHAEWALWQLASNAEALSPQWLRNSLRDRAAALAGLLGRSIPAARK from the coding sequence GTGCGCGCCGACCGGTTGGTATCGCTGGTGCTGCTGCTGCGCCAGCACGGCCGGTTGTCCGCGGCTTCGCTGGCCCGCGAGCTGGAGGTGTCCACACGCACCGTCCTGCGTGACATCGAGGCGTTGTCCGCGGCGGGCGTCCCGGTCTACGCCGAACGCGGCAGGCACGGTGGTTTCGCACTCCTTCCCGGTTTTCAGACCGAACTCACCGGCTTGAGCCACGACGAAGCGCTCGCCCTGCTGGTCGCCGGATCACGCCGCGGGGCGCAGGCGTTCGGCCTCGGTTCGGCGCTGGCTTCGGCCATGCGCAAGGTGGTGGACGCGCTGCCCGAAAGTTATCGGACCACCGCGGCGGGTGCGGCCCGGCGACTGCTCATCGACCCGGAGACCGACCTCCTCGCACGCCGGTCGGTCGCCGAAGAAGTGCCCGACACCGTCGTGGCCGAGGTCCGGCGCGCGGTGTTCGCCGGGCACAAGCTGCGCATCCACTACGCCGCCGCGGACCAGGCGCCGAAGTGGCGCACAGTGGACCCGATCGGCCTGGTCACCGTGCGCGGCCAGGGTTATCTGCTGGCCAAGAGGTCCGGAGAGGACCGCACCTACCGGCTGTCGCGGATCCTGGCCGCCGAGGCGCTCGCCGAACCCGCGCAGCGGCCGGACCGGGTCGACCTGGGCCGGGCCTGGCAGGAACGCAGCACGCGGTTCCGGACCGGCGGCGACCAGGTCGCCGTGCTGCTGCGGGTGCACCCGGCGCGACGCGGGGAGTTGGTGGGCACCGCGCTGGCCGTCCTGTCCGAAGAGGCCGAGGACACCGGCGGCTGGCTGCGGCTGGAGGTGACCTTCCAGGACGCGAGGCACGCCGAATGGGCGTTGTGGCAGCTCGCCTCGAACGCGGAAGCCCTGAGTCCGCAGTGGTTGCGCAACTCTTTGCGCGACCGCGCCGCCGCGCTCGCCGGCCTGCTGGGAAGATCGATTCCGGCGGCGCGGAAATAG
- a CDS encoding right-handed parallel beta-helix repeat-containing protein → MAYTTEVHLALDGDDTGPGTPDRPFATIDRARRAAREAAGDVVVHVRAGTYPGPWEFTEEDSTQDGSRITYQAHGFGTPAQDEVVIGGGRVITGWRVGGDGVWVADVGTLDTRHLTVDGRRVERAAIDGIPGEVSENESGYVTDARLDWRAGVEFVHRGVYPWTEARLAVESVADGTITMKQPAFSWARQLYNYSWEGQTSSGPGLPTRVENDPSFLTEPGTFALDRSRPGEHVLHYLPRTGEDPAVTRVVAPERDTLLVATGAGGLSFRGLVFADTTWLRPTGDRGFLHYHGSGFHDGGRIDTVVVVEGQSWLTVTGEPETVPACASLVGTTGIRFEGCRFTRLGSTALGVTGGTDTVVRTCGFDTLAAGAITLTGTHRAVVEDNEIHRVGLDHSGSPGIALLDTVDCTIAHNRVDDVPHCGIVGGPAKGTRILHNHVTGSMGVLADGGGIYVSGPQGESHEDGAVVRGNVVTDTRTPYNFALYTDYGAAWVTVADNVVRRADNTAVLQVHPPLNNVIYRGNVWDADPVGSDAVPDSVTYENNTTLTDAAALDAAESHTQAGPRHP, encoded by the coding sequence ATGGCATACACAACAGAAGTCCACCTGGCCCTCGACGGCGACGACACCGGCCCCGGCACCCCGGACCGGCCCTTCGCCACGATCGACCGGGCGCGGAGGGCGGCCCGGGAGGCGGCGGGCGACGTGGTCGTCCACGTGCGGGCGGGCACCTACCCCGGGCCGTGGGAGTTCACCGAGGAGGATTCCACGCAGGACGGTAGCCGGATCACCTATCAGGCGCACGGGTTCGGCACCCCCGCGCAGGACGAAGTGGTGATCGGCGGCGGACGGGTGATCACCGGTTGGCGGGTGGGTGGAGACGGCGTCTGGGTCGCGGACGTCGGCACGCTCGACACCCGCCACCTCACCGTCGACGGTCGGCGCGTCGAGCGGGCCGCCATCGACGGAATCCCGGGCGAAGTGAGTGAAAACGAGTCAGGTTACGTCACGGATGCTCGCCTCGACTGGCGAGCGGGCGTCGAGTTCGTCCACCGGGGCGTCTACCCGTGGACGGAGGCCCGGCTCGCGGTCGAGTCGGTCGCGGACGGCACGATCACCATGAAGCAGCCCGCCTTCTCCTGGGCCCGGCAGCTCTACAACTACTCCTGGGAAGGCCAGACCTCCTCCGGCCCAGGCCTGCCGACCCGCGTGGAGAACGACCCGTCCTTCCTCACCGAACCGGGCACGTTCGCCCTGGACCGCTCCCGCCCCGGCGAGCACGTCCTGCACTACCTCCCGCGCACCGGCGAGGACCCCGCCGTCACCCGGGTCGTCGCTCCGGAACGGGACACCCTGCTGGTGGCGACGGGGGCCGGCGGCCTCTCCTTCCGCGGCCTGGTCTTCGCCGACACCACCTGGCTGCGCCCGACCGGCGACCGGGGCTTCCTGCACTACCACGGCAGCGGCTTCCACGACGGCGGCCGGATCGACACCGTGGTCGTCGTGGAGGGCCAGTCCTGGCTGACCGTCACCGGCGAGCCGGAGACCGTCCCGGCGTGCGCGTCCCTGGTCGGGACCACCGGCATCCGGTTCGAGGGCTGCCGCTTCACCCGCCTGGGCTCGACCGCGCTCGGCGTCACCGGTGGCACGGACACCGTGGTGCGCACGTGTGGGTTCGACACCCTCGCCGCCGGCGCCATCACCCTGACCGGCACCCACCGCGCGGTGGTCGAGGACAACGAGATCCACCGCGTCGGGCTCGACCACTCGGGCTCGCCCGGCATCGCCCTCCTCGACACGGTGGACTGCACGATCGCGCACAACCGCGTGGACGACGTCCCGCACTGCGGCATCGTGGGCGGCCCGGCGAAGGGCACGCGCATCCTGCACAACCACGTCACCGGTTCCATGGGCGTGCTGGCCGACGGCGGCGGCATCTACGTGTCCGGGCCGCAGGGCGAATCACACGAGGACGGGGCGGTGGTGCGCGGCAATGTCGTGACTGACACCCGCACCCCGTACAACTTCGCCCTTTACACCGACTACGGCGCCGCGTGGGTGACGGTGGCGGACAACGTGGTGCGGCGCGCCGACAACACCGCCGTGCTGCAGGTCCACCCGCCGCTGAACAACGTGATCTACCGCGGCAACGTATGGGACGCCGACCCAGTCGGCAGCGACGCCGTCCCGGACTCGGTCACCTACGAAAACAACACGACCCTGACCGACGCAGCCGCCCTGGACGCCGCCGAGTCACACACCCAAGCCGGCCCTCGCCACCCCTAA